In one Trichlorobacter lovleyi SZ genomic region, the following are encoded:
- a CDS encoding diguanylate cyclase family protein, translating to MMSATLYGMTAVALLLSWWFDREKTHRALKIGARSLYVLLPKILGMIALVGLVLALVPPELITRLFSFRGIGGFVLVAAIGAIITMPAPIAFPLVGSLLRLGAAPATLATFVTTLTMVGIITAPIEISYFGRRFTLIRQSLSFVTAIIIGLLMGVFL from the coding sequence ATGATGTCAGCAACACTCTATGGGATGACGGCAGTGGCGCTGCTGCTGTCATGGTGGTTTGACCGGGAGAAGACCCATCGGGCGCTGAAGATCGGAGCCAGGTCGCTATACGTATTGCTGCCGAAGATCCTGGGGATGATTGCCTTGGTGGGACTGGTGCTGGCCCTGGTGCCACCAGAGCTGATAACCAGGCTGTTCAGCTTTCGCGGTATCGGCGGCTTTGTGCTGGTTGCTGCCATCGGCGCAATCATCACCATGCCTGCCCCGATCGCCTTTCCGCTGGTCGGGTCGCTGCTCAGGCTGGGCGCGGCCCCGGCCACCCTGGCTACCTTTGTGACCACCCTGACCATGGTGGGCATCATCACCGCGCCGATTGAGATCTCCTATTTCGGCAGACGTTTCACCCTGATCCGCCAGAGTTTAAGCTTTGTCACCGCGATCATCATCGGACTGTTGATGGGGGTCTTCCTGTAA
- a CDS encoding permease — protein sequence MKAHLASYRLFLAVLGINLLLLLWQPALARHSTVNSLSFLLEVLSIVPPVMILMGLLDVWVPRRLVEAHLGPDAGLLGAVVAILLGTAAAGPLYAAFPVAISLQKKGARLANIVIFLGTWATIKIPMIMMESSFIGLRFALLRLLFTIPCILLAGYLMERVIPLESLPDNTASAAKTCQI from the coding sequence ATGAAAGCGCATCTTGCAAGCTACCGCCTCTTTCTGGCCGTGCTGGGTATCAACCTGTTGCTGCTGCTCTGGCAGCCGGCGTTGGCCCGCCACTCGACGGTCAATTCCCTCAGCTTCCTGCTGGAGGTACTCTCGATCGTGCCGCCGGTAATGATCTTGATGGGACTGCTGGATGTCTGGGTGCCCCGCAGGCTGGTGGAGGCCCATCTGGGGCCCGATGCCGGACTGCTTGGCGCCGTGGTTGCCATCCTGTTGGGAACGGCTGCGGCCGGACCGCTCTACGCCGCCTTTCCGGTTGCAATCTCGCTTCAGAAAAAGGGGGCGCGGCTGGCCAATATCGTCATCTTTCTGGGAACCTGGGCCACCATCAAGATCCCGATGATCATGATGGAAAGCAGTTTCATCGGGCTGCGCTTTGCCCTGCTGCGGCTGCTGTTCACCATCCCCTGCATCCTGCTGGCCGGTTACCTGATGGAGCGGGTGATTCCCCTTGAGAGTCTGCCGGACAACACGGCCAGCGCAGCCAAGACCTGCCAGATCTGA
- a CDS encoding PadR family transcriptional regulator has protein sequence MPPKRKQQYRHMPAFILLALAEGPIHGGAIHTVLAERMPLYKPDTSAIYRTLQQLEQDGEVVSEWDTSKSGPARKRYQLTGAGWKKLEYWREDIEMRIANLQYFLTTYQAIVKG, from the coding sequence ATGCCACCCAAACGCAAACAGCAGTATCGTCATATGCCCGCCTTTATCCTGCTGGCGCTGGCTGAAGGGCCAATCCACGGCGGTGCGATTCATACCGTCCTGGCTGAACGGATGCCGCTATACAAACCTGACACCAGCGCAATCTACCGTACCCTCCAGCAACTGGAACAGGATGGCGAGGTGGTTTCAGAGTGGGATACCAGCAAGAGCGGACCGGCCAGAAAACGGTATCAGCTGACCGGGGCAGGCTGGAAGAAGCTTGAGTACTGGCGGGAAGATATCGAGATGCGGATTGCGAACCTGCAGTATTTTCTGACCACCTATCAGGCCATAGTGAAAGGTTGA